GGTGGAGGTCCTGCCCGGAGTGGCGGAGACGCTGGACTACCTGGCCGGCCGTCACCACCTCATCCTCATGACCAAGGGCGACTTCGCCGAGCAGTCGGGCAAGGTGGAGCGCTCGGGGCTGAAGGAGTACTTCGCGGCGGTGGAGATCGTGGCCGAGAAGGACGCGCCCACCTATCGCCAGGTGGTCTCCAAGTACGACCTGGCCGCGGAGTTCACCTGGATGGTGGGCAACAGCCCCAAGTCGGACGTGAACCCGGCGCTGGCGGCGGGGCTGAACGCCGTCTTCGTCCCCCACGACATGACCTGGGTGCTGGAGCACGAGGAGGTCGCCGTCCCTGCGGACTCCCGCCGCCTGCTGGTGGTGGAGAACTTTCCTCAACTGCGCGCACACTTCTGAAGGGCGCAGGTCACGCGCGCCTGTTACCTCGCACCAAACTAACCACTAGGTGGGAAAGTCTTACACACTCGCGCGCCATGGTACTCTGACCTGCTCTGGGGTTTTCCCTGCCACTTCGGCTTGGAAAACGGACAAAACAGCTTTCGCCGCCTGCTGCTCTCGCTGCAGGTGCTGGCGGACCTGGGCCCGGCTATGACCGCGGAGCGCGATTTCGCAGAGACGGCGCGCTCCATCCTGGGCCTGGTGATGGAAGCGGTGTCGGCGCGGGAGGGCGCCCTGCTGGCCTTCCGGGACCGGCCGGCCCTGCTCACCTCCCTGGCCGCCCACGGCTTCGCCCTCTTTCCCGAGCCGGCGGTGATCCCGCTGCTGCCCAAGCACGTCCATGCCCTGCAGATGGCGCGCAGCCCGCAGCTGCTGGCCCCGGGCAACCGCGACGGCTTCCTCAGCGCCAACGGCAACATCGCCCCCGAACTCTTCCGGTGCGTGGCCCCGCTGCACGTGGCCGGGCGGCTGGTGGGGGCGCTGGCGCTGGGCCGCCGCGCCGAAGACGCCGCTTACGAAGCCGACGAAGTGGAGGCCCTGGGCCTGGTCTCCAGCTACGTCGCCCTGGCGGTCCACAACCATGCCCTGGGCCAGTCGCTGCAGCAGCGCATCGCCGAGAACCTGCGGCTGCTGGCCTCCCTGCACAGCTACTACGACCATACCCTGGAGGCCTTCGCCGCCGCCATCGACGTGAAGGACTACAACCTGCGCGGCCACTCCCTGCGGGTGGGGCGCTATGCCGCCGGCATCGCCGAGGCCATGGGGATGGAGGAAGGCGAGGTGCAAGGCCTGCGCGCCTGCGGCTATCTGCACGACATCGGCAAGGTGGCGGTGGACAAGTACATCTTCCACAAGCCGGCGGCGTTGGACGAGCGCGAGTTCGCGGCCATGGCCGACCACACCGTGGTCGGCCACCAGATCGTCTCCGGCATCCAGTTTCCCTGGCCGCGCGTTGCGGAGGTGGTGCGCTGGCATCACGAGCGCGCCGACGGCTCCGGCTATCCCGACCGCCTGCGCAACGGCGAGGTCTCCCTGCCGGTGAAGGTGGTGGCCGTGGCCGACAGCTTCGACGCCATGCTCAACGAGCGCCCCTACCGTCCTCCCATGGCGGTGGGCGAGGCCCTGAGTGAG
This genomic interval from Terriglobales bacterium contains the following:
- a CDS encoding HAD family hydrolase, which gives rise to MPAPEKIPGSQTLLVDADDTLWENNIYFERAIASFISFLNHREYSPAQVREVLNEVERECILRHGYGLHSFAHALVDTFERLAVEPLTPALHETIRGIAHAIAEHPVEVLPGVAETLDYLAGRHHLILMTKGDFAEQSGKVERSGLKEYFAAVEIVAEKDAPTYRQVVSKYDLAAEFTWMVGNSPKSDVNPALAAGLNAVFVPHDMTWVLEHEEVAVPADSRRLLVVENFPQLRAHF
- a CDS encoding HD domain-containing phosphohydrolase, whose amino-acid sequence is MENGQNSFRRLLLSLQVLADLGPAMTAERDFAETARSILGLVMEAVSAREGALLAFRDRPALLTSLAAHGFALFPEPAVIPLLPKHVHALQMARSPQLLAPGNRDGFLSANGNIAPELFRCVAPLHVAGRLVGALALGRRAEDAAYEADEVEALGLVSSYVALAVHNHALGQSLQQRIAENLRLLASLHSYYDHTLEAFAAAIDVKDYNLRGHSLRVGRYAAGIAEAMGMEEGEVQGLRACGYLHDIGKVAVDKYIFHKPAALDEREFAAMADHTVVGHQIVSGIQFPWPRVAEVVRWHHERADGSGYPDRLRNGEVSLPVKVVAVADSFDAMLNERPYRPPMAVGEALSELLKLTPQKFDANVVQALLVQVRRDSTGRNKTKFLDGHVVCNIAPSDVDHLASTLSYRINNGRVYSA